DNA from Microbacterium sp. SORGH_AS_0969:
AGTACAGCTGCTCGGGCCGCTGCACGCGGTCGAAGAAGCGCGACAGCGGACGGAACGCGTCGTTGACCGTGAGCCCGATGTCCCACGGCTGCTCCAACTGCTGCAGCACGGGGTCGGCCACGCGCGTGGCGAAGGTGTCGCTGGGCAGCAGCAGGGCGGGCAGGCGGTTGGCCGTCGCCAGGGCCGCGCCCGTGAGCATGTTCGCCGCCCCCGGACCCACGGATGCCGCGGAGGCGTAGGTGCCGCGACGGCGGTGCACGCGCGCGTACCCGACCGCCTGGTGCACCATGGCCTGCTCGTTGCGCGCCTGGTAGTAGGGCATGAGGTCGGGCTCGTCGACGTTGAGCTGCTTGAGCGCCTGGCCCACGCCCGCGACGTTGCCGTGCCCGAAGATGCCGAAGACACCGGGGATCGTGCGTTCGCGGATGTCGCCGTCCACGGTCCACTGGTGGGCGAGGAACTCCACGAGCGCCTGGCTGACCGTCATCCGTCTCGTTGCACCCATCAGGAGGAGCCCTTCTCGTCGTCGGTGTACGGGAGCCGGTCGTCGAACGACTGCCCCGTCCAGGTGTCGCGCACCCAGGCGTGCGCGGGATCGTCGCTGATGAGCCACGCCCGTTCGGGGTCGGGACCCGCCATGACGTTCAGGTAGTAGAGGTCGTAGCCGGGGGCGGCGACGGCCGGACCGTGGTAGCCGTAGGGCACGAGGGCGATGTCGCCGGTGCGCACCATCGCGTTGATGTCGATCTCGCCCGCGGGCGAGGAGTAGGTGCTGAACATGCCGAACGCGCCGTCGGCGGCGGCATCCGCTCCGCGCACGGGGGCGGTCTCGAAGTAGTAGATCTCCTCGAGACGCGACTCGTGGCCGGGGTGCTGCTCGTCGTGCTTGTGCGGAGGGTACGACGACCAGTTCTCGGCGGGCGTGATGACCTCGCACACGATGAGCCGGGCGGCGTCGAGGGCGTCGGGGGTGCCGAAGTTGTGCACCTGACGGCTGGAGCGTCCGGCTCCGCGCAGCTCCACGGGGATGCTCGCTGCGGGGATGTGCACGGTGGGCTTGTCGACGTCGGTCGGCGACGATGCGATCGCCACGCGACCGACGCCCGAGAGGCGCGCGGTCTCGGCGACCGAGACGTAGAGCACGTCGGTCGGACCGGCGAACACCGACGCGCGTCCGGCGAGGCGCGTCTCGGTCGTGTGTCCGTCGCGCGTGTGCGCGACCGTGAACGACCCCGCGAGCGGGACGACGATGCTCTCGACCCCCGC
Protein-coding regions in this window:
- the iolB gene encoding 5-deoxy-glucuronate isomerase — its product is MNQRWFHRRGDLARPGWQSVVDAQTPGWAHTGIRIAELTATDALDLPAGVESIVVPLAGSFTVAHTRDGHTTETRLAGRASVFAGPTDVLYVSVAETARLSGVGRVAIASSPTDVDKPTVHIPAASIPVELRGAGRSSRQVHNFGTPDALDAARLIVCEVITPAENWSSYPPHKHDEQHPGHESRLEEIYYFETAPVRGADAAADGAFGMFSTYSSPAGEIDINAMVRTGDIALVPYGYHGPAVAAPGYDLYYLNVMAGPDPERAWLISDDPAHAWVRDTWTGQSFDDRLPYTDDEKGSS